One window from the genome of Roseisolibacter agri encodes:
- a CDS encoding ABC transporter permease — protein MRWIHAARARARLLSRREAEERMNHEMAFHLEMEADRLVREEGLTPQEARRRAVIAFGIAEQHKDAMRDGRGPAWPSGLALDLKLGLRMLVKYPGMTIVGGLAMAFAIWTGAMVFQVVMLFFNPALPFPDGDRLVNLRNWDVQANDPEPRALHDFVVWRQAMRTVTDLGAWTNVTRNLTGRDGEARPTQVAAITASGFRVAATPPLLGRALVPADERADAPTVMVLGHEVWRTRFAGDSTIVGRTVRLDDAYATVVGVMPEGFTFPVAHDAWVPFRPDVRDDAPRRGPAITIFGRLAPGATLDEARTELAALGQRAARELPDTHRHLQPQVVAYAQMFGDMSQAEEGGVLALTQVFALMLLVLTCGNVALLLFARAATRESEIIVRSALGASRRRIVAQLFAEALVLGGVAAAVGLTAAQVVLRQWGRPFLQANMDDVPFWLDPRLSPSTVLYACLLTVLGAAIAGVLPGLKVTRGLGSRLRAGTTGGGGMRFGGVWTAVIVAQVAVTVAFPALVLVEVREQQRVRTYDVGFAADEYLAVPLAMETAPGAGVDGDTAAAAHRARFAMRVETLRQRVAAEPGVVGVSFVDQLPRTNYSYRQIALDDPTWIAAASGAAATPAARPPRRYTKIASVDPSYFDVLEAPILAGRGFQAADVAAGARVVIVDQGFVDQVLQGRNPIGQRVRIADGSIAPDGPGADSLPWHEIVGVVKELGMIGAAETTRALGLYLPAAAGSGFAPHMVIHAQGDPMALVPRVRRLATAVDPTLRVGEPQRLDQVADDLLWLLGTWVRATLVLTAVALLLSLAGIYAVLSFTVARRTREIGVRVALGASRRRVVTAIFRRPLTQVGLGIVGGATLIGLGAIGLAHTYQFRDWPRHLSAGQIAMLVAYAAFMLVVCLLACIVPTRRALRVEPTVAMRVE, from the coding sequence ATGCGCTGGATCCACGCCGCGCGCGCCCGCGCGCGCCTGCTCTCCCGCCGCGAGGCGGAGGAGCGCATGAACCACGAGATGGCCTTCCACCTCGAGATGGAGGCCGACCGGCTCGTGCGCGAGGAGGGGCTGACGCCCCAGGAAGCGCGGCGGCGCGCGGTCATCGCCTTCGGCATCGCCGAGCAGCACAAGGACGCGATGCGCGACGGACGCGGCCCGGCGTGGCCCAGCGGTCTCGCGCTCGACCTGAAGCTCGGGCTCCGGATGCTGGTGAAGTATCCCGGCATGACGATCGTCGGCGGGCTCGCGATGGCGTTCGCCATCTGGACCGGCGCCATGGTCTTCCAGGTGGTGATGCTGTTCTTCAACCCCGCGCTCCCGTTCCCGGACGGCGACCGCCTCGTGAACCTGCGGAACTGGGACGTGCAGGCGAACGACCCCGAGCCGCGCGCGCTCCACGACTTCGTGGTCTGGCGCCAGGCGATGCGCACGGTGACCGACCTCGGGGCGTGGACGAACGTGACGCGCAACCTCACGGGGCGCGACGGCGAGGCACGCCCGACACAGGTCGCGGCGATCACCGCCTCCGGATTCCGCGTCGCCGCGACGCCGCCGCTGCTGGGCCGCGCCCTCGTCCCCGCGGACGAGCGGGCCGACGCGCCGACGGTGATGGTCCTCGGCCACGAGGTGTGGCGGACGCGCTTCGCGGGCGACTCCACGATCGTCGGCCGCACGGTGCGCCTCGACGACGCGTACGCCACCGTCGTCGGCGTGATGCCCGAAGGCTTCACCTTCCCGGTCGCGCACGACGCGTGGGTGCCGTTCCGCCCGGACGTGCGCGACGACGCGCCGCGCCGCGGGCCCGCGATCACGATCTTCGGGCGGCTCGCCCCCGGCGCGACGCTCGACGAGGCGCGGACGGAGCTCGCGGCGCTCGGCCAGCGCGCGGCCAGGGAGCTGCCCGACACGCACCGGCACCTGCAGCCCCAGGTCGTGGCGTACGCGCAGATGTTCGGGGACATGTCGCAGGCCGAGGAGGGCGGAGTGCTCGCGCTGACGCAGGTCTTCGCGCTCATGCTCCTCGTGCTCACCTGCGGCAACGTGGCCCTGCTGCTGTTCGCGCGCGCGGCGACGCGCGAGAGCGAGATCATCGTGCGCAGCGCCCTCGGCGCGAGCCGCCGGCGGATCGTCGCGCAGCTGTTCGCCGAGGCGCTCGTGCTGGGCGGGGTCGCGGCCGCGGTGGGGCTCACGGCCGCCCAGGTCGTGCTCCGCCAGTGGGGGCGGCCGTTCCTCCAGGCCAACATGGACGACGTCCCGTTCTGGCTCGATCCGCGCCTCTCGCCCAGCACGGTCCTCTACGCCTGCCTGCTCACGGTGCTCGGCGCCGCGATCGCTGGCGTGCTGCCCGGGCTCAAGGTCACTCGCGGCCTCGGGTCGCGCCTGCGCGCCGGCACGACCGGCGGCGGCGGCATGCGGTTCGGCGGCGTGTGGACGGCGGTGATCGTCGCGCAGGTCGCGGTCACCGTCGCCTTCCCGGCGCTCGTGCTGGTGGAGGTGCGGGAGCAGCAGCGCGTCCGCACGTACGACGTCGGGTTCGCGGCCGACGAGTACCTGGCGGTGCCGCTCGCGATGGAGACGGCACCCGGCGCGGGCGTGGACGGCGACACGGCGGCGGCCGCGCACCGCGCGCGATTCGCCATGCGGGTCGAGACGCTGCGCCAGCGCGTCGCGGCCGAGCCGGGGGTGGTCGGGGTCTCCTTCGTGGACCAGCTGCCGCGCACGAACTACTCGTATCGGCAGATCGCGCTCGACGATCCGACGTGGATCGCCGCCGCGTCGGGCGCGGCGGCCACGCCGGCAGCGCGACCGCCGCGGCGCTACACGAAGATCGCGTCCGTGGATCCGTCGTACTTCGACGTGCTCGAGGCGCCGATCCTCGCGGGCCGGGGCTTCCAGGCGGCGGACGTCGCCGCGGGCGCGCGGGTGGTGATCGTGGACCAGGGCTTCGTGGACCAGGTGCTCCAGGGGCGCAACCCGATCGGCCAGCGGGTGCGGATCGCCGACGGCAGCATCGCGCCCGACGGCCCGGGCGCCGACTCCCTGCCCTGGCACGAGATCGTGGGCGTCGTGAAGGAGCTCGGCATGATCGGCGCGGCGGAGACGACGCGGGCGCTCGGGCTCTACCTGCCGGCCGCGGCGGGCAGCGGCTTCGCGCCGCACATGGTGATCCACGCGCAGGGCGACCCGATGGCGCTCGTGCCGCGCGTTCGCCGGCTGGCCACCGCGGTGGACCCGACGCTGCGCGTCGGCGAGCCGCAGCGCCTGGACCAGGTCGCGGACGACCTGCTGTGGCTCCTGGGGACGTGGGTGCGCGCGACGCTGGTGCTGACCGCGGTCGCGCTGCTGCTCTCGCTCGCGGGCATCTACGCGGTGCTGTCGTTCACGGTCGCGCGGCGCACGCGCGAGATCGGCGTGCGCGTCGCGCTCGGCGCGAGCCGGCGCCGCGTGGTGACCGCGATCTTCCGGCGCCCGCTGACGCAGGTGGGCCTCGGCATCGTGGGCGGCGCCACCCTCATCGGCCTGGGCGCCATCGGGCTGGCGCACACCTACCAGTTCCGGGACTGGCCGCGTCACCTCTCGGCCGGCCAGATCGCGATGCTCGTGGCCTACGCGGCCTTCATGCTCGTGGTGTGCCTGCTCGCCTGCATCGTCCCCACGCGACGCGCGCTGCGCGTGGAGCCGACCGTCGCCATGCGCGTGGAGTGA
- a CDS encoding PadR family transcriptional regulator, with the protein MPPHPQTDALRGSLDLLVLKTLSLQPMHGWGIGQRVQQISDGVLEVNQGSLYPALQRLEKDGLIDSAWGTTDNNRRARYYRLTAAGRRALGAELESWRRFAAGLEAVLRTS; encoded by the coding sequence GTGCCGCCACATCCGCAGACCGATGCCCTCCGCGGCTCGCTCGACCTGCTGGTGCTCAAGACGCTCTCGCTCCAGCCGATGCACGGCTGGGGGATCGGCCAGCGCGTGCAGCAGATCTCCGACGGCGTGCTCGAGGTCAACCAGGGCTCGCTCTATCCCGCGCTGCAGCGGCTGGAGAAGGACGGGCTGATCGACAGCGCGTGGGGCACGACCGACAACAACCGCCGCGCGCGCTACTACCGCCTGACCGCCGCCGGCCGCCGCGCGCTGGGCGCGGAGCTGGAGAGCTGGCGCCGCTTCGCCGCCGGCCTCGAGGCCGTCCTCCGCACGAGCTGA
- a CDS encoding DUF7009 family protein, with protein MKLRIKGNSIRLRLSRPDVARLARDGRVEETTAFGVRREDALAYAVESSPTITDVAARLASGRITVVLPEALAREWASTDRVGIAAEQRGVGPDGAGVLQILIEKDFACLDRRDEDADAFANPAATRAC; from the coding sequence ATGAAGCTCCGCATCAAGGGCAACAGCATCCGCCTGCGCCTCTCGCGCCCCGACGTCGCGCGCCTCGCACGCGACGGCCGGGTGGAGGAGACGACCGCCTTCGGCGTGCGGCGCGAGGACGCGCTCGCGTACGCCGTCGAGTCGTCGCCCACCATCACCGACGTCGCGGCGCGGCTGGCGTCGGGCCGCATCACCGTCGTGCTGCCCGAGGCGCTCGCGCGCGAGTGGGCGTCGACCGATCGCGTGGGCATCGCCGCCGAGCAGCGGGGCGTCGGCCCCGATGGCGCGGGCGTGCTGCAGATCCTGATCGAGAAGGACTTCGCGTGCCTCGACCGCCGGGACGAGGACGCGGACGCGTTCGCGAATCCGGCCGCCACGCGCGCCTGCTGA
- a CDS encoding PAS domain-containing hybrid sensor histidine kinase/response regulator — translation MSDGARDWAQLLSDATSEGVLIHEDGRVLRVNAALADMLRCAPEDLAGQPGADFAVPEDRARLFQHMAAGADGPLVGNALRADGTTFPCEIRGRTVRVDDRVLRVVLVRDVSDRVAMEAELRRRERELASLAEHSPDVITRYDREHRARFMSRAVERATGIPAEWFVGRTLGEWGFPSELVARWETINDRVFATGAPEEAEFEFVGPDGETRHYHTRVVPERNEAGDVEHVLTTTRDVTDRRALESRLRQTHKMEALGQLAGGVAHDFNNILTAILGYAQLVQLELPADTPLRGDVDEIVRAAERGAGVTRQLLAFSRRQALETEVLDLAAVVRALGSMLRQLLPRTIELRLPPVEVDAPVRASRAQLEQVVMNLVLNARDAMPSGGTLVLDVGVVRDATGPQATLVVRDTGHGMSPEVRSRAFEPFFTTKRKEHGSGLGLAMAYGLVRQFGGEIDLDSTEGRGTAVTVTLPLAAPATAAADASPSASRSGRRGRILLVEDEAPIRAMARRMLELAGYEVQEAPHGAAAVAALRAGAPVDLVLTDAAMPELGGVELASEAVALRPGLPVLLMSGYAELSGASVSGSGAVVGAPGCAGFIQKPFTTERLLSVVADTLARGARAAASG, via the coding sequence GTGAGCGACGGAGCGCGGGACTGGGCCCAGCTTCTCTCGGACGCGACGTCGGAGGGGGTGCTGATCCACGAGGACGGGCGCGTGCTGCGCGTCAACGCGGCGCTCGCGGACATGCTCCGGTGCGCGCCCGAGGACCTGGCGGGGCAGCCGGGCGCGGACTTCGCGGTGCCGGAGGATCGCGCGCGCCTGTTCCAGCACATGGCCGCCGGCGCCGACGGCCCGCTCGTCGGCAACGCGCTGCGCGCCGACGGCACGACGTTCCCGTGCGAGATCCGCGGCCGCACGGTGCGCGTCGACGATCGCGTGCTTCGCGTGGTGCTCGTGCGCGACGTGTCGGACCGCGTCGCGATGGAGGCGGAGCTGCGGCGGCGCGAGCGCGAGCTCGCGTCGCTCGCCGAGCACTCGCCGGACGTCATCACGCGCTACGACCGCGAGCATCGCGCGCGCTTCATGAGCCGCGCGGTCGAGCGCGCGACGGGCATCCCCGCGGAGTGGTTCGTCGGTCGCACGCTCGGCGAGTGGGGCTTCCCGTCGGAGCTCGTCGCGCGCTGGGAGACGATCAACGACCGCGTGTTCGCGACGGGCGCGCCCGAGGAGGCCGAGTTCGAGTTCGTGGGGCCCGACGGCGAGACGCGGCACTACCACACGCGCGTGGTGCCCGAGCGGAACGAGGCGGGCGACGTCGAGCACGTGCTCACGACGACGCGCGACGTCACCGATCGGCGCGCGCTCGAGTCGCGCCTGCGGCAGACGCACAAGATGGAAGCGCTCGGCCAGCTCGCCGGCGGGGTCGCGCACGACTTCAACAACATCCTCACCGCCATCCTCGGCTACGCGCAGCTCGTGCAGCTGGAGCTGCCGGCCGACACGCCGCTGCGCGGCGACGTGGACGAGATCGTGCGCGCGGCGGAGCGCGGCGCGGGCGTGACGCGCCAGCTCCTCGCCTTCAGTCGCCGGCAGGCGCTCGAGACGGAGGTGCTCGATCTCGCGGCCGTCGTGCGCGCGCTCGGGTCCATGCTCCGCCAGCTGCTGCCGCGGACGATCGAGCTGCGGCTCCCGCCGGTGGAGGTCGACGCGCCGGTCCGCGCGTCGCGCGCGCAGCTCGAGCAGGTCGTCATGAACCTCGTGCTGAACGCGCGCGACGCGATGCCGTCGGGAGGCACGCTCGTGCTGGACGTCGGCGTCGTGCGCGACGCGACGGGCCCGCAGGCGACGCTCGTGGTGCGCGACACCGGACACGGGATGTCGCCCGAGGTGCGCTCGCGCGCGTTCGAGCCGTTCTTCACGACGAAGCGGAAGGAGCACGGCAGCGGGCTGGGACTCGCGATGGCGTATGGCCTCGTGCGGCAGTTCGGCGGCGAGATCGATCTCGACTCGACCGAGGGCAGAGGCACCGCGGTGACGGTGACGCTTCCGCTCGCGGCGCCCGCCACCGCGGCGGCCGACGCATCGCCGAGCGCGTCGCGGTCCGGCCGCCGCGGACGGATCCTGCTCGTCGAGGACGAGGCGCCGATCCGGGCGATGGCGCGGCGGATGCTCGAGCTGGCGGGCTACGAGGTGCAGGAGGCGCCGCACGGCGCGGCGGCCGTCGCCGCGCTGCGCGCGGGCGCCCCCGTGGACCTCGTGCTGACCGACGCGGCGATGCCGGAGCTCGGCGGCGTGGAGCTCGCGAGCGAGGCGGTCGCGCTGCGCCCCGGGCTCCCGGTGCTCCTCATGTCCGGCTACGCGGAGCTCTCGGGCGCCTCGGTGAGCGGGAGCGGCGCGGTGGTCGGGGCGCCGGGCTGCGCGGGCTTCATCCAGAAGCCGTTCACGACCGAGCGCCTGCTCTCGGTCGTCGCCGACACGCTGGCGCGCGGCGCGCGGGCCGCCGCGAGCGGGTGA
- a CDS encoding erythromycin esterase family protein, whose protein sequence is MPPHPFRRRRVPAMLVATGALLLVGLTLVASAAGAQPAAPTTDSVEAQAAARVADAVCDRRVVLLGELPDHGHARGFGVKARIVERLVSRCGFRAVLFEAGSYDFFGLERAMAARAPTDSLELALARAIGGMWWTRELGGFRRWLVRQAVTGRVSVGGIDDQPIGMTAAYARATLPGLVGAAVPPARAAECRDVVARHVEWSYDATHRYDGPEHARLAECTRLAADRTPGPSRTPDEAMLDDLAGYAARERGEAPDRDLAMARNVAWWSARLPKDARIVVWTATVHAARSAGTPPVRPGGVPPMGERLAERMRDRMAVIGFTALRGQWARAGRPSQAMDAVPADALEARALARAAGDTAAWTYLDRARLRALGAAPSRLFGKVATGDWAAAFDGVLVLRDEAAPTFEPRR, encoded by the coding sequence ATGCCCCCTCACCCGTTCCGGCGCCGGCGCGTCCCGGCGATGCTCGTCGCGACCGGCGCGCTGCTGCTCGTCGGCCTGACGCTCGTCGCCTCCGCGGCCGGCGCGCAGCCCGCCGCACCGACCACCGATTCCGTCGAGGCGCAGGCGGCCGCGCGCGTCGCCGACGCCGTGTGCGACCGGCGCGTCGTCCTCCTCGGCGAGCTGCCGGACCACGGGCACGCGCGCGGCTTCGGCGTCAAGGCGCGCATCGTCGAGCGCCTCGTGTCGCGCTGCGGCTTCCGCGCGGTGCTGTTCGAGGCGGGGAGCTACGACTTCTTCGGCCTCGAGCGCGCGATGGCCGCCCGCGCCCCGACCGACTCGCTGGAGCTCGCGCTCGCCCGCGCGATCGGCGGGATGTGGTGGACGCGCGAGCTCGGAGGATTCCGCCGCTGGCTCGTACGGCAGGCGGTGACCGGCCGCGTGTCCGTCGGCGGGATCGACGACCAGCCGATCGGCATGACGGCGGCGTACGCCCGCGCGACGCTGCCCGGGCTGGTGGGCGCCGCGGTGCCGCCCGCACGAGCGGCCGAGTGCCGCGACGTGGTGGCGCGCCACGTCGAGTGGAGCTACGACGCGACGCATCGGTACGACGGCCCGGAGCACGCGCGCCTCGCGGAGTGCACGCGCCTGGCGGCCGACCGCACGCCGGGCCCCAGCCGGACGCCGGACGAGGCGATGCTCGACGACCTCGCCGGCTACGCCGCGCGCGAGCGCGGCGAGGCACCCGACCGCGACCTCGCCATGGCGCGGAACGTCGCGTGGTGGTCGGCGCGGCTGCCGAAGGACGCGAGGATCGTCGTCTGGACGGCGACCGTGCACGCGGCGCGCTCCGCCGGCACCCCTCCCGTGCGCCCCGGCGGCGTGCCGCCGATGGGCGAGCGGCTGGCCGAGCGGATGCGCGACCGGATGGCCGTCATCGGCTTCACGGCACTGCGGGGGCAGTGGGCGCGCGCTGGACGGCCGAGCCAGGCGATGGACGCGGTGCCGGCGGACGCGCTGGAGGCGCGGGCGCTCGCGCGAGCGGCCGGCGACACCGCCGCGTGGACCTACCTCGACCGCGCGAGGCTCCGCGCGCTGGGCGCCGCGCCGTCACGGCTCTTCGGGAAGGTCGCGACGGGCGACTGGGCGGCGGCGTTCGACGGCGTGCTGGTGCTCCGCGACGAGGCCGCGCCGACGTTCGAGCCGCGACGGTGA
- a CDS encoding ATP-binding protein, translating to MDARTSSGSTPARGGAPEVPRPGDTGGPDLGPIFAAVFAAMPGINLLLAADPPRFTMLAASDERLAATLSTREATIGRPLFEVFSDSNPENGRPSGVTNLRASLETVLRTRLPHEMEVQRYDLRRPDGTWEVRHWAPRNVPILGPDGEVRYLLHHVEDVTEAVLGAAAHDRLRGDYAESQDARQELEGANAGLLEQQLELELANQQLLEQSAELELQAEELRATAAELEARTMEAERARAEADAASRRLAFLADASERLAASLDYETTLREVLALAVPMIADWALYTVDAGDGTLRIVASRHVVPAKEAFIAETARRYPIRADEPAGAARVLRTGEPELIPLVPDAVLEQVARDPAHLALLRGVGFRSLMTVPVRVQGRTLGALGFVTGESGRLYAPEDLAFAQELARRAATALDQARLYADVDAARREAQASAVLARQLFALSPLPKWVYDVETLAFLDVNEAAVRHYGWSREEFLAMTIRDVRPPDEVPPMLAVAQAAHPMGGSQGVFHHRRKSGEVIDVEVFLRDVPYGGRRAVIAVLQDVTARRRADAALREASQAAAAARDAAEAANAAKSQFLSTMSHELRTPLNAIGGYTELLSLGLRGPLTDAQRQDLERVRLANQHLMSLVTDILNFTRIDAGQIEFRPADVELATVVTELESLIGPQLAAKGIAFDHDACGPDTPDQPHVVRADPEKLRQILLNLLSNAVKFTESGGRVAIACATDGDAKVTRVRVSDTGRGIPPEEHERIFEPFVQVDRHRTHESQQGVGLGLAISRELARGMGGDLTVESTAGAGSTFTLTLPRP from the coding sequence ATGGATGCTCGTACTTCGTCCGGGTCCACGCCGGCGCGCGGAGGCGCGCCCGAGGTCCCGCGTCCGGGTGACACCGGCGGCCCCGACCTGGGGCCCATCTTCGCGGCCGTCTTCGCGGCGATGCCGGGCATCAACCTCCTGCTCGCCGCCGACCCGCCGCGCTTCACGATGCTCGCCGCCAGCGACGAGCGCCTCGCCGCCACGCTGAGCACGCGCGAGGCGACGATCGGACGGCCGCTGTTCGAGGTCTTCTCCGACAGCAACCCGGAGAACGGGAGGCCGAGCGGGGTGACGAACCTCCGCGCCTCGCTCGAGACGGTGCTGCGCACGCGCCTGCCCCACGAGATGGAGGTACAGCGCTACGACCTCCGACGCCCAGACGGCACGTGGGAGGTCCGCCACTGGGCGCCGCGGAACGTGCCGATCCTCGGTCCGGACGGCGAGGTCCGCTACCTCCTGCACCACGTGGAGGACGTGACCGAGGCCGTGCTGGGGGCGGCGGCCCACGACCGGCTCCGCGGCGACTACGCCGAGAGCCAGGACGCCCGGCAGGAGCTGGAGGGCGCGAACGCGGGGCTGCTGGAGCAGCAGCTCGAGCTCGAGCTGGCGAACCAGCAGCTCCTGGAGCAGTCGGCCGAGCTGGAGCTGCAGGCCGAGGAGCTGCGGGCGACCGCCGCCGAGCTGGAGGCGCGCACCATGGAGGCGGAGCGCGCACGGGCGGAGGCCGACGCGGCGAGCCGGCGCCTCGCCTTCCTCGCCGACGCGAGCGAGCGCCTCGCCGCGTCGCTGGACTACGAGACCACGCTGCGGGAGGTCCTGGCGCTCGCGGTGCCCATGATCGCCGACTGGGCGCTGTACACCGTCGATGCCGGCGACGGCACGCTCCGCATCGTGGCGAGCCGCCACGTCGTGCCGGCCAAGGAGGCGTTCATCGCGGAGACCGCGCGCCGCTACCCGATCCGGGCCGACGAGCCGGCGGGGGCGGCCCGGGTGCTGCGCACGGGCGAGCCGGAGCTGATCCCGCTCGTCCCCGACGCGGTGCTCGAGCAGGTGGCGCGCGACCCGGCGCACCTGGCGCTGCTGCGCGGCGTCGGCTTCCGCTCGCTGATGACGGTGCCCGTGCGCGTCCAGGGACGCACGCTCGGCGCGCTGGGGTTCGTGACGGGGGAGTCGGGCCGCCTCTACGCGCCCGAGGACCTGGCGTTCGCGCAGGAGCTGGCGCGGCGCGCCGCCACGGCGCTCGACCAGGCGCGGCTCTACGCGGACGTCGACGCCGCCCGCCGCGAGGCCCAGGCCTCCGCGGTGCTGGCGCGGCAGCTCTTCGCGCTGTCGCCGCTGCCGAAGTGGGTGTACGACGTGGAGACGCTCGCCTTCCTCGACGTGAACGAGGCGGCGGTGCGGCACTACGGCTGGTCGCGCGAGGAGTTCCTCGCGATGACCATCCGCGACGTCCGTCCACCGGACGAGGTGCCGCCGATGCTCGCCGTGGCCCAGGCGGCCCATCCGATGGGGGGCTCGCAGGGCGTCTTCCACCATCGCAGGAAGTCGGGCGAGGTCATCGACGTCGAGGTCTTCCTGCGCGACGTCCCGTACGGAGGGCGGCGCGCGGTGATCGCGGTCCTGCAGGACGTCACCGCGCGCCGGCGCGCCGACGCGGCGCTGCGCGAGGCCTCGCAGGCGGCCGCCGCGGCGCGCGACGCGGCCGAGGCGGCGAACGCGGCGAAGAGCCAGTTCCTGTCGACGATGTCGCACGAGCTGCGCACGCCGCTCAACGCGATCGGCGGCTACACCGAGCTGCTGTCGCTCGGGCTGCGCGGCCCGCTCACCGACGCGCAGCGGCAGGACCTGGAGCGCGTGCGGCTCGCGAACCAGCACCTGATGTCGCTCGTCACCGACATCCTGAACTTCACGCGCATCGACGCGGGGCAGATCGAGTTCCGGCCGGCCGACGTGGAGCTCGCGACGGTGGTGACCGAGCTCGAATCGCTGATCGGCCCGCAGCTGGCGGCGAAGGGGATCGCGTTCGACCACGATGCCTGCGGGCCCGACACGCCCGACCAGCCACACGTGGTGCGCGCGGATCCGGAGAAGCTGCGCCAGATCCTGCTCAACCTGCTGAGCAACGCGGTGAAGTTCACCGAGAGCGGCGGCCGCGTCGCCATCGCGTGCGCGACGGACGGCGACGCGAAGGTGACCCGCGTGCGCGTGAGCGACACGGGCCGCGGCATCCCGCCCGAGGAGCACGAGCGCATCTTCGAGCCGTTCGTGCAGGTGGATCGCCACCGCACGCACGAGAGCCAGCAGGGCGTCGGCCTCGGGCTCGCGATCAGCCGCGAGCTGGCGCGCGGCATGGGCGGCGATCTGACGGTCGAGAGCACGGCGGGCGCGGGGAGCACCTTCACGCTGACGCTGCCCCGGCCGTAG
- a CDS encoding PadR family transcriptional regulator, whose protein sequence is MASDEATGRTPEAHGPLPPATFQILLALVDGERHGYAIMKEVAERSAGAVRLGPGTLYGTLKRLLDAGMVAESGERPDPGLGDERRRYYRITPFGLAVVRADARRMERMVEAARQKRLIGLEPA, encoded by the coding sequence ATGGCCAGCGACGAGGCGACGGGGCGGACGCCGGAGGCGCACGGGCCGCTCCCCCCGGCGACGTTCCAGATCCTGCTCGCGCTCGTGGACGGGGAGCGCCACGGCTACGCGATCATGAAGGAGGTCGCCGAGCGGAGCGCGGGCGCCGTGCGCCTGGGGCCGGGGACGCTGTACGGCACGCTCAAGCGGCTGCTGGACGCCGGCATGGTGGCGGAGTCCGGGGAGCGGCCCGACCCCGGACTGGGCGACGAGCGGCGACGCTACTACCGCATCACGCCGTTCGGGCTCGCGGTCGTGCGCGCGGACGCGCGGCGGATGGAGCGCATGGTGGAGGCCGCGCGCCAGAAGCGCCTCATCGGGCTGGAGCCGGCATGA